One window of Novipirellula aureliae genomic DNA carries:
- the glgB gene encoding 1,4-alpha-glucan branching protein GlgB, translated as MHTQVSLSSITRLIDGTHENPSSLLGPHPVDYRGSQAVAVRSYLPEAKAAWVVERSSGERRPMRRIHPSGFFEAICESIDRPAQSRKMNEDISAKSKYHIQMTNDTGKMIDMQDPYAAPSILSDFDRYLIGEGKHHQIYERLGAQLRTVDGQSGVNFAVWAPNARSVQVVGDFNGWDGRKSVARSHGDLGIWELFVPTAKAGDRYKFRIHGMDGSWIDKSDPFGFAAELPPLTASIVTDLNNYQWEDADWIERRAEWNPLHEPMNVYEVHLGSWQKGPGRTHGWLDYKDLARRLSEYCHRMNFTHVELMPVSEHPYSGSWGYQTVGYFAPTSRHGDPNDFKFFVDYLHKQGIGVIVDWVPAHFPKDAHGLRRFDGSALYEHEDPRKGEHPDWGTMIFNYGRNEVRNFLIANALFWLDKYHIDGLRVDAVASMLYLDYSREEGGWEPNQYGGRENLEALHMLREFNVAVHENYPGVVTAAEESTAWPGVSKPVDDGGLGFTYKWNMGWMNDTLSYMRNEPIHRKFHQNELTFSLIYAFTENFVLPLSHDEVVHGKGSLISQMPGDMWQKFANLRLLYSYMWTHPGKKLLFMGGEFAQWNEWNDDEGPDWILLDFATHRGVQQLVADLNKLVIENPALHQFDFTNEGFEWIDCMNADDSILVYLRKGMDGAPPILVCSNFTPVVRTAYRVGVPHSGFWKEIFNSDGEAYGGSNVGNYPGRKTFGEEHHSRPDSISVDLPPLATVIFRLEH; from the coding sequence ATGCACACTCAAGTCTCGTTATCGTCGATCACCCGTTTGATTGACGGAACGCACGAAAATCCTTCTAGTTTGCTCGGCCCCCACCCCGTCGACTATCGTGGTAGTCAAGCGGTTGCGGTCCGCAGCTACTTACCTGAAGCGAAAGCGGCTTGGGTGGTTGAACGATCGAGTGGCGAACGGCGTCCGATGCGACGCATTCACCCAAGTGGCTTTTTTGAGGCGATTTGTGAGTCGATCGACAGACCGGCACAAAGCCGTAAAATGAATGAAGATATCTCTGCGAAATCGAAGTACCACATCCAGATGACGAACGACACCGGAAAGATGATTGACATGCAAGACCCCTACGCAGCTCCTTCGATTTTGAGCGATTTTGACCGCTACCTTATCGGCGAGGGTAAACACCACCAAATCTATGAGCGGCTCGGCGCGCAATTGAGAACCGTCGACGGACAATCCGGCGTCAACTTCGCCGTCTGGGCACCCAACGCCAGAAGCGTCCAAGTTGTCGGCGACTTCAATGGCTGGGACGGCCGCAAATCGGTGGCCCGTTCTCACGGCGATCTGGGGATTTGGGAATTGTTCGTGCCAACCGCCAAAGCAGGCGATCGCTACAAATTTCGCATTCACGGCATGGATGGATCCTGGATCGACAAGAGTGACCCATTCGGTTTCGCTGCGGAATTGCCACCGTTGACCGCATCGATCGTGACAGATTTGAACAATTACCAGTGGGAGGATGCCGATTGGATCGAGCGTCGGGCCGAGTGGAATCCGTTGCACGAACCGATGAACGTTTACGAAGTTCATTTGGGCAGCTGGCAAAAAGGGCCTGGACGGACTCATGGTTGGCTCGACTACAAAGACTTGGCACGGCGTTTGTCCGAGTATTGTCACCGTATGAATTTTACCCACGTTGAGTTAATGCCCGTTAGCGAGCATCCCTACTCGGGTTCATGGGGCTATCAAACCGTCGGCTACTTTGCCCCCACGAGTCGTCATGGAGATCCGAACGACTTCAAATTCTTCGTCGACTATTTACATAAGCAAGGTATCGGTGTCATCGTCGATTGGGTCCCCGCCCACTTCCCCAAAGATGCTCATGGTTTGCGGCGCTTTGATGGGTCGGCATTGTACGAGCACGAGGACCCCCGAAAAGGCGAACACCCCGATTGGGGAACCATGATCTTCAATTACGGACGCAACGAAGTCCGCAACTTCTTGATCGCCAACGCACTCTTCTGGCTAGACAAATATCACATCGATGGATTGCGCGTCGATGCAGTCGCGTCAATGCTGTATTTGGACTATAGCCGCGAAGAGGGCGGCTGGGAGCCTAACCAATACGGCGGGCGAGAAAACTTGGAAGCACTCCACATGCTCCGCGAATTCAACGTCGCGGTTCACGAAAACTATCCTGGCGTGGTCACCGCAGCCGAGGAATCGACCGCTTGGCCTGGAGTCTCCAAGCCAGTCGATGACGGCGGACTCGGATTTACCTACAAATGGAACATGGGATGGATGAACGATACCCTGTCCTACATGAGAAACGAACCGATTCATCGCAAATTTCATCAAAACGAATTAACGTTTAGCCTGATCTATGCGTTTACCGAAAACTTCGTTTTGCCGCTTTCGCACGATGAAGTCGTCCACGGAAAAGGATCGCTGATTAGCCAAATGCCAGGCGATATGTGGCAAAAGTTTGCTAACCTACGCTTACTCTATTCCTACATGTGGACCCACCCAGGAAAGAAATTGCTGTTCATGGGCGGTGAGTTCGCTCAATGGAACGAGTGGAACGATGACGAAGGCCCCGATTGGATCTTGCTCGACTTCGCGACGCACCGAGGCGTCCAGCAATTGGTTGCTGACTTGAACAAATTGGTAATCGAAAATCCCGCCTTGCATCAATTCGATTTCACAAACGAAGGGTTCGAATGGATCGACTGCATGAACGCGGACGACAGTATTCTGGTCTACCTTCGCAAAGGCATGGACGGTGCACCACCGATCTTGGTATGCAGCAATTTCACTCCCGTCGTTCGAACAGCCTACCGCGTCGGCGTTCCACACAGTGGCTTTTGGAAAGAGATTTTCAACAGCGATGGTGAAGCTTATGGCGGTAGCAATGTCGGCAACTACCCAGGCCGAAAAACGTTTGGCGAGGAACACCATAGCCGCCCCGACAGTATCTCGGTCGATCTACCGCCACTGGCCACCGTCATCTTCCGGTTGGAACACTAG
- a CDS encoding TolC family protein yields MDCRKRASALSVIAAPIAFCLIAIFAVLIGCRGNRDFKTTVCNDTVCVDAIMSQVDLGAPAVGYSESLPPPMTVRTIEDFDTLSYQDISLNEIIQLSLENSEVLRDLGATVLRTPRVVMTAQTVPLQEFDPQTSIEGALSAFDAQLYAMGKFQNNDRRFNNRFFGGGSTAFKQDTHDYVAQLSKRTATGAEIALRTVTDYDANNATGNLTDSAWQTQLQAEMRQPLMQGGGVEFNRIAGPASQPGIYSGVLVAKVNTDITSAQFRQGARDYVSNVINAYWDLYYAYRDVDAKRSALERARETWLSYDAQKSSNRKSGAAEALAREQFFRFQSELQDAIAGKLIQGTQVNNSTSGGTVAGLGGVLTAERRLRLLIGLPVTEFALLRPSDEPLSAPMVFDWDSISAEAIRLRSELQQQRLLVKRRELEALAAKNYLLPSLDLVTIYRVRGLDQQLAGDHSAFEELGTFDYQEYEASLEFKLPIGLRQGYLAVRHAKTQLVRDRAILEEQERQILHDLADVVGESDRAFMQMDTNLNRYLAATEAFEALETSREAGMPINLEQLLDAQRRVSEAQSRYFLALTEYTIAAKNVQYEKGTLLESTRLFLVDEASAFVDYAAAMPRS; encoded by the coding sequence ATGGATTGCCGAAAGCGAGCGTCTGCTCTCTCGGTGATCGCTGCGCCGATAGCTTTTTGTCTGATCGCAATTTTTGCTGTCTTGATCGGATGCCGTGGCAATCGCGACTTCAAGACAACCGTGTGCAACGATACCGTTTGCGTGGACGCGATCATGAGCCAAGTCGACTTGGGAGCTCCGGCGGTAGGGTATTCCGAATCCTTGCCGCCACCGATGACGGTACGTACGATTGAAGACTTTGATACCCTTAGCTATCAAGACATCTCGCTCAACGAGATCATTCAATTGTCACTCGAAAATTCGGAAGTGCTGCGAGACTTGGGGGCAACGGTGCTTCGTACTCCGCGGGTTGTCATGACCGCCCAAACGGTTCCGCTGCAAGAATTTGATCCACAAACCAGTATCGAGGGGGCATTGTCAGCCTTCGATGCCCAGCTCTATGCGATGGGCAAGTTCCAAAACAATGATCGCCGCTTCAACAATCGCTTTTTCGGCGGTGGTTCAACAGCCTTCAAGCAGGACACGCATGATTACGTTGCCCAGTTATCAAAGCGAACGGCGACGGGGGCGGAGATCGCACTTCGAACGGTAACGGATTACGATGCGAATAACGCGACCGGAAACTTAACCGACAGTGCTTGGCAAACCCAATTGCAAGCCGAAATGCGGCAGCCCTTGATGCAAGGCGGTGGCGTTGAGTTCAACCGGATCGCAGGTCCTGCCAGTCAACCGGGGATCTACTCGGGCGTCTTGGTTGCCAAGGTGAATACCGACATTACGTCGGCCCAATTCCGGCAAGGGGCTCGTGATTACGTCAGTAACGTTATCAACGCCTACTGGGATTTGTACTATGCATACCGCGACGTGGACGCCAAGCGATCGGCACTCGAGCGGGCTCGCGAAACGTGGCTGAGCTATGATGCACAAAAATCGAGCAATCGGAAATCGGGAGCTGCCGAGGCCCTCGCCCGAGAGCAGTTCTTTCGCTTTCAAAGTGAATTGCAAGATGCGATTGCGGGCAAGTTGATACAGGGCACTCAGGTCAACAATTCGACATCGGGCGGTACTGTGGCAGGCCTTGGAGGCGTCTTAACGGCGGAAAGACGGCTTCGGTTGCTGATTGGTTTGCCGGTAACCGAGTTCGCTTTGCTGCGTCCAAGTGATGAGCCGTTATCGGCACCGATGGTATTCGATTGGGATTCCATCTCCGCCGAGGCTATTCGTCTTCGTAGCGAATTGCAGCAACAGCGGTTGCTCGTCAAACGCCGTGAATTGGAAGCGTTAGCGGCAAAAAACTATCTGCTGCCGTCGCTTGATCTGGTGACCATTTATCGAGTTCGGGGTTTGGATCAGCAGTTGGCGGGCGACCATTCTGCCTTCGAGGAACTCGGGACATTCGACTATCAAGAATACGAAGCGAGTTTGGAATTCAAATTACCGATCGGTCTGCGACAAGGATACTTAGCCGTCCGCCATGCCAAGACACAATTGGTTCGCGACCGTGCGATTTTAGAAGAGCAAGAGCGTCAAATACTGCACGATTTGGCAGATGTGGTGGGCGAGAGCGATCGAGCGTTTATGCAAATGGACACCAATTTGAATCGCTATCTGGCTGCAACCGAAGCGTTCGAGGCGCTCGAAACCAGTCGTGAAGCGGGGATGCCAATCAACCTTGAGCAACTACTCGATGCTCAAAGGCGTGTGAGCGAAGCACAAAGCCGCTATTTCCTCGCCTTAACCGAGTACACGATTGCAGCGAAGAACGTACAATACGAAAAAGGCACGCTGCTCGAATCGACTCGGCTGTTTTTGGTCGACGAAGCGTCGGCGTTCGTCGACTATGCCGCGGCAATGCCTCGGTCCTAA
- the rlmN gene encoding 23S rRNA (adenine(2503)-C(2))-methyltransferase RlmN — protein sequence MTLPVVTLPTETPSIHSDDQRQHLLDWDQSSLSDWLKEKGQPAFRAKQIWNWVYQKRATSFEEMTNLPKTLRDELDRAFVIFKASQSAITSSPDGTDKLLIRLFDGGEVECVLLRDGTRRSICVSSQVGCAMGCVFCASGLDGVDRNLSRGEILEQMLRLQSRLQAEERLSHIVMMGMGEPLANLDHVLATLDVARSPEGLGISPRRITISTVGLPPAIDRLSKHGVAYNLAVSLHAPHDELRTQLVPVNKKIGIKAILDAADRYFDVSGRRLTFEYVLLGGVNDSDDCAESLASLLRHRTAMLNVIPYNLVSGLPYKTPSPKSISRFKEILVTRGINVMFRQRKGSEIDAACGQLRRNRQA from the coding sequence TTGACCCTTCCTGTAGTCACCCTGCCTACCGAAACGCCGTCCATTCATTCGGACGACCAACGTCAACATTTGCTCGACTGGGACCAGTCGTCGTTGTCGGATTGGCTCAAAGAAAAGGGGCAGCCAGCGTTTCGAGCGAAGCAGATTTGGAATTGGGTTTATCAGAAACGTGCGACATCGTTCGAGGAGATGACCAATTTGCCGAAGACGCTTCGCGACGAACTCGATCGTGCGTTTGTCATTTTCAAAGCGTCACAGTCGGCGATTACAAGTTCGCCCGATGGCACCGACAAGCTATTGATTCGGCTTTTTGATGGTGGCGAGGTCGAGTGTGTTTTACTGCGTGATGGAACGAGACGAAGTATCTGTGTCAGCAGCCAAGTCGGATGTGCGATGGGATGCGTCTTTTGTGCGAGCGGGCTCGATGGTGTCGACCGCAATCTCTCGCGTGGTGAGATTCTCGAACAAATGCTGAGGCTGCAATCGCGTTTGCAGGCGGAAGAACGACTCAGCCATATCGTGATGATGGGTATGGGCGAACCGCTGGCGAACTTGGATCATGTTCTGGCGACCCTCGATGTCGCTCGTAGCCCCGAAGGCTTGGGGATTAGTCCTCGGCGGATCACGATTAGTACAGTTGGCTTGCCGCCTGCAATCGATCGATTGTCGAAGCATGGTGTAGCCTACAATTTGGCTGTCAGTTTACACGCGCCCCATGACGAGCTTCGAACTCAATTGGTTCCCGTCAACAAGAAGATCGGCATCAAGGCGATTTTGGATGCAGCGGACCGCTACTTTGACGTCAGTGGTCGTCGGTTGACGTTTGAGTATGTGCTGCTCGGTGGTGTCAACGATAGCGACGATTGTGCTGAGTCTTTGGCGTCACTTCTTCGTCATCGCACGGCGATGCTAAATGTGATCCCTTACAACTTGGTTTCGGGCTTGCCATACAAGACGCCGAGTCCAAAATCGATCTCGCGATTCAAAGAGATTTTGGTCACTCGAGGGATTAACGTGATGTTTCGTCAACGCAAAGGCAGCGAGATCGATGCTGCGTGTGGGCAATTACGGCGAAATCGCCAAGCCTAA
- a CDS encoding glycine zipper domain-containing protein, with translation MKKTIVLTFLFLFVACETQAQNRTHRRRGALLGGLAGAAIGAAIGDSGNNETAGALIGGAVGAIAGGAIGNEKDRRIEHQNYYHHGHPSYHVVPQPQYPYHSQPQPPFRGQPVVIPPPHGNFVAGPLSPLDVATMVRQGVPDSAIIAQIQRYGTTSPLSVRDIIALHENGVSEVVIQVMQAPPPIQNPVWESEIELVPPGPIQGFH, from the coding sequence ATGAAAAAGACAATTGTTCTGACATTTTTGTTCCTGTTTGTCGCCTGTGAAACGCAAGCGCAGAACCGTACACATCGGCGACGCGGTGCATTGCTTGGCGGGTTAGCGGGCGCCGCAATCGGTGCGGCGATTGGCGATTCGGGGAACAACGAAACCGCTGGCGCGTTGATTGGTGGTGCTGTCGGAGCAATTGCAGGCGGTGCGATCGGCAACGAAAAAGATCGCAGGATTGAGCACCAAAATTATTATCATCATGGTCATCCGTCCTACCACGTGGTACCTCAACCGCAGTACCCGTACCATTCGCAACCGCAGCCACCTTTCCGCGGGCAGCCGGTCGTCATACCTCCGCCTCACGGCAACTTTGTCGCTGGCCCCCTGTCTCCGTTGGACGTCGCCACGATGGTCCGCCAAGGGGTCCCTGACTCGGCAATCATTGCACAAATCCAGCGATACGGCACAACGTCTCCGTTGAGTGTTCGCGACATCATCGCGTTGCATGAAAATGGCGTTTCGGAAGTCGTGATTCAAGTCATGCAGGCACCACCTCCGATTCAAAATCCTGTTTGGGAATCGGAAATCGAACTGGTTCCCCCCGGTCCGATCCAAGGTTTCCACTAG
- a CDS encoding type I restriction endonuclease, translating to MADKDKLDVEIKLLRTEVAKAKKAAEKIQDDHDYNEAETRDRWIDEWLKESGWPLDQKRDREFPVTGMNSRLSLRESSTADERAFRGAKGDIGFVDYVLWGDDGKPLAVVEAKRTRRDPRVGEQQAKLYADCLEAMYGQRPIIFYTNGYEYWIWDDCVYAPRRVQGFYKKAELELLILRRSSRRDLASATERIVCVSIPSRRKCRPSSIAIHAA from the coding sequence TTGGCCGACAAGGACAAGCTGGATGTCGAGATCAAGTTGCTTCGCACGGAAGTAGCCAAGGCGAAAAAGGCTGCCGAGAAGATTCAGGACGATCACGATTACAACGAAGCTGAAACCCGAGATCGCTGGATCGACGAATGGTTGAAAGAATCCGGCTGGCCGCTTGATCAAAAGCGTGATCGCGAGTTCCCCGTGACGGGGATGAATAGTCGCCTTTCTCTCCGCGAAAGTAGCACCGCCGATGAACGCGCCTTTCGCGGAGCGAAAGGCGACATTGGCTTTGTCGACTACGTGCTGTGGGGCGACGATGGTAAACCGCTGGCGGTGGTCGAGGCCAAACGGACGCGACGCGACCCACGAGTCGGGGAACAGCAGGCAAAGCTGTATGCCGATTGCCTGGAAGCGATGTATGGACAGCGACCGATCATTTTTTACACCAACGGCTACGAATATTGGATCTGGGACGATTGCGTCTACGCGCCGCGCCGAGTTCAGGGCTTCTACAAGAAAGCGGAGTTGGAACTGCTGATCCTCAGACGCAGTAGTCGCCGCGACTTGGCTTCGGCAACTGAACGAATCGTTTGCGTATCAATACCTTCGCGACGGAAATGCCGCCCGTCTTCGATAGCGATCCACGCTGCCTGA
- a CDS encoding ribonuclease HI produces the protein MIQQPSPTMLASAAVSQYLLVCEARCTSLEDGFWSFSLETAEGEPVFAASDNEAGDLNRLTLLAAVRGLESIEGPSSVTLLSNNRYLTRSLSDSLPRWRENHFVWEHFGRRIDVQHADLWRRVDRALKIHCVAACLVSSRIVSPMVSETPDSMSSSQAEKPSANFRIDAPHPAIAGPKRRRRRIDAEDLQSVSERDRGRSERRPPAEVRPNDRLRQWLLCGGSSSTAPSHRRPMTTSELLEMS, from the coding sequence GTGATACAACAACCATCCCCCACGATGCTTGCGAGTGCTGCCGTTTCGCAGTATTTGCTCGTATGTGAAGCACGTTGCACGTCACTCGAAGACGGCTTTTGGAGTTTTTCGCTCGAGACGGCTGAGGGCGAACCGGTGTTTGCCGCCAGCGACAATGAAGCTGGCGACCTAAACCGCTTGACACTCTTAGCGGCCGTTCGCGGTCTGGAGTCGATTGAGGGCCCGTCTTCGGTGACCTTGCTTAGCAATAATCGCTATTTGACCCGCTCGCTTTCGGATTCGCTTCCGCGATGGAGGGAGAACCATTTTGTATGGGAGCATTTTGGGCGGCGCATTGATGTTCAACATGCCGATTTATGGCGGCGAGTGGACCGCGCATTGAAAATTCATTGCGTCGCGGCCTGTCTGGTTTCGTCTCGCATTGTCAGCCCCATGGTTTCCGAGACCCCGGATTCGATGTCGAGCAGCCAAGCGGAGAAACCCTCGGCAAACTTCCGCATCGATGCGCCACACCCCGCGATCGCAGGCCCCAAACGACGACGGCGCAGGATTGATGCCGAAGACCTGCAGTCGGTATCCGAACGAGATCGAGGGCGGAGCGAACGGCGACCACCCGCCGAAGTTCGGCCCAACGATCGACTTCGCCAATGGCTGCTGTGTGGCGGTTCGTCGAGCACGGCACCGTCGCATCGCCGCCCGATGACGACGTCGGAGTTGCTTGAGATGTCTTAA
- a CDS encoding LysR family transcriptional regulator, with amino-acid sequence MHLRNLELFCSVADQRSFSKAAAAHDLTQSAVSQAMQQLEDSLGTLLIDRSKRPLVLTPAGQTYVRGLRNVLRQLHRLDQEVATLGESLSGQLKIGAIYSVGLSYLPEATEAFSSQHPEVDVKLDFGTSERVIEMTSEGQVDFGLISFPKNTKSLQSVLWQQEPMRLVCSSDHRFANRTNLDISELKGIPMIGFERGLALRKEIDQYLLKAGVTVDVRMEFDNADSMIRMIQASRGIGIVPEAAVRRETANGSLRVVACRGFKMTRPLGIIFRRSGQLSKAASEFGSLLLGRRIEAAKHKPGSGKAAEEIQTTEHGKKSSVVA; translated from the coding sequence TTGCATCTGCGAAACCTCGAATTGTTCTGCTCAGTGGCTGACCAGCGTAGCTTTTCCAAAGCGGCGGCGGCACACGATTTGACCCAGAGCGCAGTGAGTCAGGCGATGCAGCAATTAGAGGATTCCTTGGGGACGCTTCTAATCGATCGCTCCAAGCGTCCGCTTGTTTTGACACCGGCGGGTCAAACCTACGTTCGCGGCTTGCGAAATGTTCTTCGCCAACTGCATCGCCTCGACCAAGAGGTTGCGACGCTTGGTGAAAGTTTGAGCGGTCAATTGAAGATCGGTGCGATCTATTCGGTTGGACTTAGCTATCTTCCCGAAGCGACCGAAGCGTTTAGCAGCCAACACCCTGAGGTCGACGTCAAACTCGATTTTGGGACCAGTGAACGGGTGATCGAGATGACATCGGAGGGGCAGGTCGACTTTGGGCTGATCAGCTTTCCGAAAAACACGAAGTCGCTTCAGTCGGTCTTGTGGCAACAGGAGCCGATGCGATTGGTCTGCTCGTCCGACCATCGCTTTGCCAACCGAACCAATTTGGATATCTCAGAACTCAAGGGGATTCCGATGATTGGTTTTGAGCGAGGTTTGGCACTTCGAAAAGAGATCGACCAGTATTTGTTGAAAGCAGGCGTCACGGTCGACGTCCGGATGGAGTTTGACAACGCGGATTCCATGATTCGGATGATTCAAGCGAGCCGAGGCATTGGCATTGTCCCCGAGGCCGCCGTTCGCCGCGAAACAGCTAACGGCTCGTTGAGGGTGGTAGCCTGTCGCGGATTCAAGATGACACGCCCACTCGGAATCATTTTTCGGCGATCGGGGCAACTCAGTAAAGCAGCAAGCGAATTCGGTTCACTGCTGCTCGGCCGCAGAATTGAAGCGGCCAAACATAAACCTGGTAGCGGGAAAGCCGCTGAGGAAATCCAAACGACCGAACACGGAAAAAAATCTTCGGTCGTTGCCTAA
- a CDS encoding HEAT repeat domain-containing protein produces MNTQEKLKSDLASGAVATRISTAEQLATMGEEAQFAAVELVVSCADADESVRNWSVAALEGLGTPSIESIGSLCELAKDSNPMVAYWAITLLGRIGAKASNCQDVLARVLTQTAEVSVQQRAVWAIGKMGSLQPTTIKSLAWASESNDPKVSGTAQRILQQTLSI; encoded by the coding sequence ATGAATACTCAAGAAAAATTGAAATCCGATCTGGCAAGCGGTGCCGTGGCAACACGAATTTCGACTGCCGAACAACTCGCAACGATGGGGGAAGAGGCTCAGTTCGCTGCGGTGGAATTGGTCGTTTCCTGTGCCGATGCGGATGAATCGGTTCGCAATTGGTCTGTCGCCGCACTCGAGGGCCTGGGCACTCCTTCGATCGAATCCATTGGTTCCCTCTGCGAACTAGCCAAGGACTCGAATCCAATGGTCGCCTATTGGGCGATTACACTACTCGGACGAATTGGAGCCAAGGCGTCAAATTGCCAAGACGTTTTGGCAAGAGTACTAACGCAAACAGCGGAGGTATCGGTGCAACAACGAGCCGTTTGGGCAATCGGAAAAATGGGGTCGCTACAACCGACAACGATCAAGTCGCTCGCATGGGCGTCTGAATCAAACGACCCGAAGGTATCAGGAACGGCACAGCGAATCCTTCAGCAAACCCTATCAATTTAA
- a CDS encoding endonuclease/exonuclease/phosphatase family protein produces MTRKRSRSRSKLRFPKLLLFVFTLFSGSGLGGYFNPEWPVVGPLVSRLTDWKEQHPDANLTEAGLRSTVADGVERAKQYAKDQVSQVANRNQYGNNVVPAQYAAQDRYAAESRQGSSANRATDKLLIATYNIQVFGKSKMSKPAVVETLVKIVRLFDLVAIQEIRAQDDDILPTFINSLNADGSQYDFIISPRLGRTVSTEQYAFIFDRTRVEYDPNAVGTMSDPSDMLHREPFVARFRARTASPQHAFTFWMVNTHTDPDEVPDEVAALAEVFEVMQQARQDEDDVILLGDLNANENQMGRLGGLPNMGWVVRGITTNTRRTKAYDNILFNTRATTEYTGRWGVFDIERAFGLTPEQALDVSDHFPVWAEYSVWESGPRPGPY; encoded by the coding sequence GTGACACGAAAACGATCCCGATCCCGATCAAAGCTGCGGTTCCCCAAACTGCTGCTGTTCGTTTTTACGTTGTTTTCAGGCAGCGGACTGGGGGGCTACTTCAACCCCGAATGGCCGGTTGTCGGACCGTTGGTGAGTCGGCTAACCGATTGGAAAGAACAGCATCCTGATGCGAATCTCACAGAGGCTGGGCTAAGAAGCACGGTGGCGGATGGAGTTGAGCGTGCGAAACAGTACGCCAAGGATCAAGTTAGCCAAGTTGCCAATCGGAACCAATATGGCAACAACGTGGTTCCAGCTCAATATGCTGCTCAAGACCGTTATGCAGCGGAAAGCCGCCAAGGATCGTCAGCGAATCGCGCTACTGACAAGCTTCTTATCGCGACATACAACATTCAAGTCTTCGGCAAAAGCAAAATGAGTAAACCTGCCGTCGTTGAGACTCTGGTCAAAATTGTGCGTTTGTTCGACTTGGTTGCGATTCAAGAAATCCGGGCACAAGACGATGATATTTTGCCCACTTTTATCAATTCGCTCAATGCGGACGGCAGCCAGTATGACTTCATTATCAGCCCAAGGTTGGGTCGAACCGTCAGTACCGAACAGTATGCTTTCATCTTTGATCGAACGCGAGTCGAGTACGATCCGAATGCGGTTGGCACGATGAGCGATCCATCTGATATGCTTCACCGTGAACCGTTTGTCGCTCGCTTTCGTGCCCGTACGGCATCACCCCAACACGCGTTTACGTTTTGGATGGTCAACACGCATACCGACCCGGATGAAGTCCCCGACGAGGTGGCTGCCTTGGCGGAGGTGTTCGAGGTGATGCAGCAAGCACGCCAAGATGAGGATGACGTCATCCTGCTGGGCGATTTGAACGCCAACGAAAACCAGATGGGACGATTAGGAGGATTGCCGAACATGGGCTGGGTCGTTCGCGGAATCACGACCAATACGCGCCGCACCAAAGCGTATGACAACATTCTCTTCAATACCCGAGCGACAACGGAGTATACCGGTCGTTGGGGTGTCTTTGATATCGAACGAGCCTTTGGGTTGACGCCCGAGCAAGCGTTGGACGTGTCAGACCACTTTCCCGTCTGGGCGGAGTACTCGGTGTGGGAATCAGGCCCGAGGCCCGGGCCGTACTGA